Proteins encoded in a region of the Paenibacillus sp. W2I17 genome:
- a CDS encoding family 43 glycosylhydrolase gives MKRYWVRVLNISVLSTTLLTATTLAPVSVFANGSEATVGNSQTSTTPLANPAPSFKNVSLHDPSVIKVDDTFYIFGSHLQVAKSKDFLNWDLVASGVTDNNPVVPNVTKEFAEALEWAQTDTLWAADVIQLADGKFYMYYNACKGDSPRSALGIAVADNIEGPYKDQGILLKSGMWDQISEDGTIYDATIHPNVVDPDVFYDKNGKLWMVYGSYSGGIFILEMDATTGKPLPNQGYGKKLTGGNHSRIEAPYMLYSPETDYYYLYLSYGGLGADGGYNIRVARSQSPDGPFLDAEGNNMINVKADKDKPLFDDRSIEPFGVKLMGNFLFERQIGDPGTGLGSGYVSPGHNSAYVDPETGKQFLIFHTRFPGRGEEHEVRVHEMHMNADGWPVVSPYRYAALGEDTTQLTTQEIAGQYHWVNHGKDITADIKPSQTVQFTADGQIHGAVTGTWSLGADNKVQITSNNVVYKGVFTHEWNLESQSTVLTFSALSSTGIAIWGSQGVERSDQDIVDAVKKDLNISNTDHVFFNLTLPTKGTSDADITWKSSNASALSATGVVQRPRAGKGDAKVKLTATISKGTAVSSKTFNVIIPQQAVSPLLGEYTFEHKKLGKVAQDSSKNGYHGQAFNVVSSAASGKNQAATFNGADSYIQLPGLITDTTDFTFSAWVNWDGGGSWQRIFDFGNGLTRHMFLTPSQHNGALQFTIHNEGRDQSLIAANPLPSKEWVHVAVTLQGDVGTLYVNGTSVASSSEITFNPKDLQVTEAYVGKSRYTSDPFYKGSLDNVKVYDKALTAKEIQRQAKEKP, from the coding sequence ATGAAACGTTATTGGGTTCGCGTACTTAACATTTCTGTACTAAGCACCACTTTACTTACTGCAACAACTTTGGCGCCGGTCTCGGTGTTCGCAAATGGTTCAGAGGCAACCGTGGGTAACTCGCAGACTTCTACCACACCTCTCGCAAATCCTGCTCCATCATTCAAAAATGTTTCTTTGCATGACCCATCTGTCATTAAGGTGGATGATACGTTTTATATTTTTGGTTCACACCTGCAAGTGGCTAAGTCCAAAGACTTTTTGAACTGGGATCTGGTCGCCTCCGGCGTCACAGATAACAACCCTGTTGTCCCCAATGTAACCAAGGAATTCGCTGAAGCGCTGGAATGGGCGCAGACGGATACGTTATGGGCAGCAGATGTCATTCAATTGGCGGACGGCAAATTTTATATGTACTACAATGCTTGTAAAGGGGACTCTCCGCGATCAGCGCTCGGCATTGCTGTCGCAGACAATATCGAAGGCCCTTATAAGGATCAAGGCATTCTGTTGAAATCCGGCATGTGGGATCAGATCAGTGAGGATGGTACCATCTACGATGCAACGATTCATCCCAATGTGGTCGATCCTGATGTCTTTTATGATAAAAACGGCAAGTTATGGATGGTGTATGGCTCCTACTCCGGAGGGATTTTCATTCTGGAGATGGATGCAACGACAGGTAAACCGCTGCCAAATCAAGGTTATGGCAAAAAGCTGACCGGAGGCAATCATAGTCGTATTGAAGCCCCTTATATGCTCTACAGTCCAGAAACCGATTATTATTATCTGTACCTGTCTTACGGTGGACTAGGTGCTGATGGAGGATACAACATTCGTGTTGCTCGCTCCCAATCACCGGATGGGCCTTTCCTCGATGCGGAAGGAAACAATATGATCAACGTTAAAGCGGACAAGGATAAACCGTTGTTTGATGATCGTTCTATTGAGCCTTTTGGAGTCAAATTGATGGGGAACTTCCTGTTCGAGAGACAGATCGGTGATCCTGGCACAGGCCTAGGTAGCGGCTATGTATCGCCAGGGCATAACTCTGCTTATGTTGATCCGGAGACCGGCAAACAATTTCTCATCTTCCATACCCGGTTTCCAGGGCGTGGCGAAGAGCATGAAGTTCGCGTACATGAGATGCATATGAATGCAGATGGTTGGCCCGTTGTTTCTCCATATCGCTATGCGGCTTTGGGAGAGGATACCACGCAACTGACAACTCAGGAGATCGCTGGTCAGTACCACTGGGTGAACCATGGTAAGGACATCACGGCGGACATCAAGCCATCCCAGACCGTTCAGTTCACGGCAGATGGGCAGATTCATGGTGCCGTGACAGGAACATGGAGTCTTGGTGCAGACAACAAGGTTCAGATCACTTCGAATAACGTTGTGTACAAAGGCGTTTTCACACATGAATGGAACTTGGAATCTCAAAGTACGGTTCTGACCTTTAGCGCCCTCTCCTCCACCGGGATAGCCATCTGGGGAAGTCAGGGTGTTGAACGGAGTGATCAAGACATTGTAGATGCAGTGAAGAAGGATCTGAACATTAGCAATACGGATCACGTGTTCTTCAATCTGACTCTGCCTACCAAGGGAACAAGTGATGCAGACATTACGTGGAAAAGCTCCAATGCTTCGGCTCTATCCGCTACAGGTGTAGTGCAGCGACCACGCGCTGGTAAGGGCGATGCCAAAGTGAAATTAACCGCCACGATTAGTAAAGGAACTGCGGTAAGCTCCAAAACGTTTAACGTTATCATTCCACAGCAAGCAGTAAGCCCATTGCTCGGGGAGTATACTTTTGAACACAAGAAACTTGGCAAAGTCGCACAGGATTCCAGTAAAAACGGATATCACGGACAAGCTTTTAACGTGGTCAGTTCTGCTGCAAGTGGCAAAAATCAGGCTGCTACATTTAATGGGGCAGACAGTTACATTCAGTTACCTGGACTCATTACAGATACAACGGATTTCACGTTTAGCGCTTGGGTCAATTGGGACGGTGGCGGCTCCTGGCAGCGTATTTTCGACTTTGGAAATGGCTTGACGAGGCATATGTTCCTTACTCCCTCCCAACATAATGGGGCATTACAATTTACCATTCATAATGAGGGACGGGATCAGAGCCTTATTGCAGCAAATCCACTTCCTTCTAAAGAGTGGGTTCATGTCGCTGTAACCCTTCAGGGTGATGTGGGTACTCTGTATGTGAATGGTACATCGGTTGCAAGCAGCTCTGAGATCACCTTTAACCCGAAAGATCTGCAGGTAACGGAAGCTTATGTAGGCAAGAGTCGTTATACGTCTGATCCGTTCTACAAAGGCAGCTTGGATAATGTAAAAGTATATGATAAAGCTTTAACAGCCAAGGAAATCCAGCGTCAGGCCAAAGAAAAGCCATAA
- a CDS encoding LysE family transporter, with protein MNIIPLVTYAIIASFTPGPNNIISMTHARNQGFLKTLPFISGVAAGCLLIMFLSSYFNLILHQYIPRITPVLNVLGCVYMLYLALKIMRSKPADSQENKVNHYSFLFGFTLQFINPKVILYGLTAISVFVLPLGQSHVQLIVFSLLLTFIGISANMTWAFGGMLFQSFLLRYERPVNIVMGMLLIYSALSILM; from the coding sequence ATGAACATTATACCTTTAGTGACCTATGCAATCATTGCTTCATTTACACCCGGACCCAACAATATCATTTCCATGACGCATGCCAGAAATCAGGGGTTCCTCAAGACCCTTCCTTTTATTAGTGGAGTTGCAGCCGGCTGCCTGCTAATTATGTTTCTGTCCAGCTATTTCAACCTTATTCTTCATCAATACATCCCAAGGATCACACCTGTCTTGAACGTGTTAGGATGTGTGTATATGCTCTATCTGGCGCTCAAAATCATGCGTAGTAAACCTGCAGATTCGCAAGAAAACAAGGTCAATCATTATTCATTTCTATTTGGGTTCACCCTGCAATTTATCAACCCAAAAGTCATTCTGTATGGGCTTACTGCCATATCCGTTTTTGTTCTGCCTCTTGGACAGTCCCATGTACAATTAATTGTATTTTCCTTACTGCTCACCTTCATCGGTATTAGTGCCAATATGACCTGGGCGTTCGGTGGCATGTTATTCCAGAGCTTTTTATTAAGATACGAGCGTCCTGTTAATATCGTCATGGGTATGTTGTTAATTTACAGTGCATTATCAATCCTGATGTAA
- a CDS encoding MBL fold metallo-hydrolase has product MTKYENQLPTSAGMNFKSLISILRDSMRGNVERRPSGTMPMEICEPAASFSASDNPQVTWFGHSAFLLEIEGHRLLFDPMLGNRPSPVSWVGTKRYSTNLPIRPEDFPTLDAIIISHDHYDHLDYDSIRRLKDKTKRFIVPLGVRRRLIQLGVPLEQITEHNWWDELSFKGLTLACTPARHFSGRGLFDRNSTLWCSWVIAGQHTKVFFSGDSGYGPHFKEIGSKYGPFDLTLMECGQYDERWSNIHMMPEETVQAHLDVGGKLLIPIHWAAFTLAYHAWNEPVERITKAAHALKVKIATPKIGEKVVLHTGEYPTHPWWRPELG; this is encoded by the coding sequence ATGACAAAATACGAAAATCAGCTCCCGACATCGGCCGGCATGAACTTCAAGTCCCTGATCAGTATATTGAGAGATTCCATGCGTGGCAATGTAGAGCGGAGGCCATCTGGCACGATGCCTATGGAGATATGTGAACCTGCTGCATCCTTCAGTGCATCCGATAACCCACAGGTTACATGGTTCGGACATTCGGCTTTTTTACTCGAAATTGAAGGGCACAGGTTGCTCTTTGATCCGATGCTGGGCAATCGTCCATCACCCGTATCCTGGGTGGGCACCAAACGTTACAGCACCAATCTACCGATTCGACCGGAGGATTTCCCAACGCTAGATGCAATCATTATATCGCATGACCATTATGATCATCTGGATTATGACTCCATTCGCAGATTGAAGGATAAAACAAAGCGATTTATCGTGCCGCTTGGGGTACGTCGACGGCTAATTCAACTGGGTGTGCCTTTGGAACAGATTACCGAGCATAACTGGTGGGATGAGTTATCGTTCAAAGGTCTAACATTGGCTTGCACGCCAGCGCGACATTTCTCAGGCAGAGGATTATTTGACCGTAATTCTACCTTGTGGTGTTCATGGGTCATCGCTGGACAACATACAAAGGTGTTCTTTAGTGGTGACAGCGGATATGGTCCTCATTTCAAGGAGATTGGCAGTAAATACGGTCCATTTGACCTCACCTTGATGGAATGTGGGCAATATGACGAGCGTTGGTCCAACATTCACATGATGCCGGAAGAAACGGTACAAGCTCATTTGGATGTAGGGGGTAAATTGCTCATCCCGATTCATTGGGCCGCATTTACGCTCGCCTATCATGCCTGGAATGAACCGGTTGAACGAATTACGAAGGCTGCACATGCCTTGAAAGTTAAGATTGCAACACCCAAAATCGGCGAGAAGGTTGTGCTTCATACGGGGGAATACCCTACACATCCATGGTGGAGACCGGAATTAGGATGA
- a CDS encoding helix-turn-helix domain-containing protein produces MKNINSILAQNLKQLREQRKLSLDKVAEMSGISKTMLGQIERGESNPSIATVWKIANGLKTSFTALIHEPKSDTTVVTGDDIQVLMEDEGKVRIYPHFPFEEGRRFEIYMMEMDPKSELNAEPHIEGTEEFITVFEGEVTIRVGAEDYTVSSGESIRFGADKPHAYVNSGAKSNKLNMVIHYSK; encoded by the coding sequence TTGAAAAACATTAATAGTATTCTTGCTCAGAACCTGAAACAGCTTAGGGAACAAAGAAAACTTAGTCTGGACAAGGTCGCCGAAATGTCTGGTATCAGCAAGACCATGCTTGGTCAGATTGAACGTGGTGAATCCAATCCGTCCATTGCAACCGTATGGAAGATTGCTAATGGCCTGAAAACCTCCTTCACTGCTTTGATCCACGAGCCGAAGTCAGATACTACTGTTGTAACGGGCGATGATATTCAAGTATTGATGGAAGACGAGGGAAAGGTTCGGATTTATCCGCATTTTCCTTTTGAAGAGGGTCGTCGTTTTGAAATATATATGATGGAGATGGACCCTAAGTCTGAGTTGAATGCTGAACCGCATATCGAAGGTACGGAAGAATTTATTACTGTCTTTGAAGGGGAAGTTACGATTCGAGTAGGGGCGGAAGATTATACGGTAAGTTCAGGGGAGTCGATCCGTTTTGGAGCGGACAAGCCTCACGCCTATGTTAACTCCGGTGCTAAGTCGAACAAATTAAACATGGTCATTCATTATTCGAAGTGA